Genomic window (Deltaproteobacteria bacterium):
CATTTTTTCCTGGCCGCTGGTGTTGAAAAAATTTTTGAAATACCCCTCCAGTTCACTGGCTTTCGTCGGGTTGGCCCGGTTGGATCCGGTGCTGTATGTCGACACGGTAATATTTTGGTTGCCGAAAGCCTGTTCCATGGAGCGACCGATGTTCACATTCACATCGGCCTTGGCCCCGACGGCCTCGACGGAAATACCCGTTTCATTGGCAAACTTGCTCCAACTTTTCATATCCTGCTTGGTGACAGAGGCCGTACCGAAAAACTCCCGGCCGTTTCTGATCCCTATCACGAAGGCGTCGCCGCACTGCTGGCTGAACTGTCCTTTCCCTCCCGGTGTGGTGAGCAATTGCAAGGCGGTGGGCTTGAAGCTTACCTGCTCCAGATCAAGGAGATTCGGCACATTGTAGCGATAGGCGCTGGCCAGCAGGGTCTGGCTGTAGGTGCTGGTTTCCGAACCGCCGGTGATGGACGTTTTGTTGCTGGCCCCGTAGGTTCCGGCTCCGGCCAGCACTTTCAGGGCGGCGCTGACGCTCAGGTTGGTCTGGGCGGCGATGGTCGCCGTCGTTTCCGTAAAATCATAGAATGAGTTTTGCTTGGTGTCCCCGGAAGCATAGGTGGCGGAACTGCTGACCTGGAGACAGGGTGAGGTGAACTGCTGTGTGGTCGTGTTGTAGCCCCATCCGTAATACGCCCCCGCGACGGGATCAACTTCCAGCAAGGTAACCGGCATATCAGCCCATGCCGGCAGGACAAAAGAGAAAAGGATAAAAAAAAGGGCAAGTCCCTTACATTTTTTCTTTTTTCTCGGCTCAGTCATTCTCTCCTCCTTCTTTTTTATTATATTGCCAAGATAACCGTGATATCCCAAAAAATACAGTCATCCTGTGCACAACATCACACGTAGAATACCCGATTCCGCCCTTCGAGGAACACGGGCCCTCGGCAAAAAATGGCAGGAGGATGGCGCCCGGCAGAGATTTTCGGGGGAGGAACATAGTGCAAGGAACCGCTGTATGTCAATCCTTATCCTTTTCTTTGTCTCATCTCTGTTCCGTCATAATCGTGCATGATATTGACTGGGGTCGTGTTTTTCCCATTACCGTGATAAACGAGTGATGTGATCATCCGATAATCCCTGGGAGACGGCGCGTCTTAAAAGCAGGGTATATGCGCTTTTCGAACGAGATCATCCCGCACCGGACGGACCAAATGCCCCGGGACAGAGGTACCCCGGGTATCATCGTTCAAAGCCCTGCAATAGACTGGTTTTGCTTTACTTTGGAGGTTGGGACACAAGCCATAGCGTATCTGGAGGCTTGCCTTGATAATCTTCCTTATGGAATCGAGCAATCGGGCACGGATATTCAGATGATCGGGACTGTCCGGGCATTGCACAAGACGCATCCGTGAGGCCGCCAGATCATACCGGGCCTGTTCAAGCGCTTCGCAAAGCTAACCCGGGCCAAGGCTCTCCCGAACCCATCATTCTGCCCGGCATGTCTGTCCTATACTATCTGCCCCCGGACGGATAACGTCTGTCGTATCTTTCAATCACCTCCAGGGTGATGTCGTTTCCCGGGGGAAATACGATGACACCGCTCTGGCCTTTGTCGAACACATAGGTGTAGCCCTTTTCACGCTTCAGGTTATTGCAGATCGTGTAAATTTCCTCGAGAATCCGAGAGGTCAATTCTCGGTCCTTTTTCGTGATTTCGGCCTGATTTTCCGCTCGCAATCGGTTATATTCCTCGACGGCGTCCCGATAATCCCTCTGTTGCTTGGGCAAAGATGCATCCGCGGGATTCTGCGACATCGTCAGATTGATCTGATCCTGCAACTTCCTGAGGCTTTTCTCCCGAGCATCCGCAACCGTGTTCTTCTTTTCCTTGAAGGCCGTCAGTTCCTTCATGGCTGACGAACCGGCGGCGGACTGTTGAATGATTTTATTCACATCCACGAAACCGATCGTTGTTTCTCCCCAGGATGATGGGGTCGACAAAAGAAAAATAAAGGAAAATATCCCCGCCTGGATAACCTTTTTCATCGTCTGTCTCCTTTCGTTCTGTTAGAAGCGAAACGGCAGCCGGATTTCGACGGTCGTATCTGCGGCGTCATCGGTCAGGCCGACACCAACGGAAAGACTGACGCCGACCCGGTCGGTCAAGGCAAAGTAAGATCCCAAATTCAAAGACCCAACATTGTAATCTGTGCCCTTTATTTTCTTACCGCCCTGTTTCGTCTTGAAAAAGAACCGCTGCTGATAGCTGATGTTCGCCGAGAGCCTTTCATTGAGGGCGTAGGCCATGCCGAACATCGCCTCGATGCTGTCTCCGGGTTTGATATCGCCATACTTGCTACCGTTGCTGGCACGTCCGGGATCCCTTTCAAAATTGTAGTAGTAGGCGAGGGTCCCGAACAACACCGCCGGGTCGCTTGTCTTGGCCACGGTCACCCCCGCGGACAGACCGTAGTGGCCACTGCCGGTCGGCAGCTCTGCTGGCACATCTTTTTCCGGGTCCACACCACCTACACGAACTTTTTTCATCTTCAAGCCATAGGGATCCTTACCTGTCCTGGATTTACCCTTAAAATTGATGACCACATCGGGGATCCCCCCTCGTTCATGAACCAGGTGGTAATAAAGGCCCCCCTCGATATCTCCCATGGCGTCGTCCCGGGTTGTGTATTCCGCCGTCCTCTCCTGACCGCCGCTGCTGCTCAGATAAGTCACGCGATCCCGGCGGAAGAGATAGGGAATCTTCAGTTCCATCTGCAGATTATCCGTCAGTCCGTAGCGGATGTTGAGAAAGGACATGATGACGTCTTTTTTGATATCTTCCGATTTTATCGTTCCGAAATGAATCGCCTCCAGAATCGTAAATCCGCTGATGGCCACCCTCGTCCGGTCCGTGTGGGAGTACTGAACACCGGGTTCGATTACCCATCGCCGTTTTTCGACCAGCACGCCGCCCTTTTCCACTTCGATCGCTTCCTGCCGCGCCGTCGGCGCCTTGGTCTTTTCATCCTCTTCAGCATATGCCACCGTCGCCATCATACACACCGCCAGAAACGCTGCACCCAGCTTTTTCGCGAGCCCCATGAATCCCATTGTTCGCTGCCTCCTTTATGATATTTTATTGAATACGGTCACTAACCGTTCGTCTTTATAAAATTGTTGCGACCGGACTACGAAAAAGGCCGCAGCAGACAAAGCGGAATACAAGTCAGAACATGTGCCGAAAGTTCAATTCACACATAAAGAAAACGGGTTGAAGGATTGGGAAGTTAGATAAAAACTTTAACAAACCGCCATGTTCGCGGTTCTCCATAAAGCTTTTTCGAAATGATGTGGTTATGTAGCACATTCATCAGGGCATCACAATAAAAAAATGCCCCATCCCGTCCGGAATGGAGCATTTTCATCACGCCTGGCAACCCCTAGAAAGCTGGCGCCAATAGCCTCAGGCTTTCAAAGACGGCAGGCGCCTGTGATTCACTTACGTTATAGATCGTCAGGTTCAGAATCAGCCCGTTGTGAACGATGTTGTTCGATCCGGGCACCTGGTTTACCTGAAAGAGGCCCTGGCCCCCGTTGAACCCGCCCAGAATCGCCGTGGTCGTAAACTGGGGATTGTCTCCTGTCGTACTGTCGCCGGAGTTTGTTGTTCCCTCCGAAGGCGTGGGGGTATCTCCCGCCGTCAGCGTGATTTGCCCCGACTGACCGTCCTCGCCGATACCGGCTTCATACCCAATATTCGCCCACTGGTTTCCCTGGGTATCCCAGAAACCCGAAAAGGTGATGGAGAAATAGAATCCCAGGTAGCCACCCCTGAGATCCTCCATCTGTGACTCCTCGAGTGCGACCAGATCCTGCTCCCCGAGTCCGGTCCAGTCCACGGCCAAGACCGTCCCGCCGAATCCGAAAAGGGCGGCGACGATGATCAGGGCGGCGGTAATGGATCGTTTCACCATCTTTTGACTGTGAAGCATCGCCGTTCTCCTTTTATATGTTAATTAACCCGCAAAAAAGTATGAACCTGTTTTTTTATGCCCTTCTGAGCTTAAGTGAAACATCTCTTTTTGAAAAATATTCTTCGTCGCTGAACGCTTCTCAGACATGACATGTCCGGGAACTCGATACGGGCAAATTCCGTTGCTTCAAAAATTCTTTATTTCAAAAGGCGCGCTCAACATGGGCGCTCCCACGTATTTATCCTTGATTCGCCATATCTCCTCTTTGGATACGCCAAGGTCCTGCAGTTTCCCGAAATAATCCCCATTTCCAAACTGTTGTTCCTTTCCCAGCACCAGAAGAACGATACCATTCCAGCCGTCGGTAAACTCGCCGGCATTGATGGTGCGACGGCCGATGATGGGGTCGCTGATAAAAACCCGGTCCCCACGAACGCCTCGCAACACCACGAAATGGTTGAATCCTCTCAGGTTCAAGAGAACGATGGACGGCAGTTTCAATTTCTTCAGGCTGTCGAAGGACACGCGATACCCCTCCGCGCGGAACCCGCCCATCCGCTCCGTGTAGCGTTTCAGATCGAGCATGGAAAAGCCTTTCTGGGCGATCTGCTCCCGGTCGCCGTGATTCAGGATGTCCGCAATCACGTCCTCTTCCGAAACATCCTGGCCGTAGTAATACTTCAGCACGGTCGCCAAGGCTGCGGTACCGCAACTGATATCGAGCCTCTGCCGGACGATGCCTTCATAGCGCATCTCCTTCATGCTCTTGACCGGCTTTCGCAGTACCGTTCCCTGAAGACCCGCCTTGAATTCGATCATGCCGGCAACGGCGGCATTTCCTCCGAAAACAAGAACCAGGAAAGCCATCAGGATTCCTTTTGTGACAGAAAACATGGTCTCTCTCCCTGTACGTGAAACAGGGGGGAGGAGGTGGGCATCCACCCCGCTCCCCTTTTTGAAAAGATCATCAAACCAGTGAATTACCGCTCGCCACCGCCGCCGTTACCGCCGTTTTCACCGCCAGGTGTACCGGCAACCGCGGGAACATAGCAGGCTGCGAACGCATTGGCCTGCATGTTGTTGTTGCCTGCGACCACGTTGATCCCGAAGTTACCCGTCAGATTGCTCAGGGTATTCGCGGAAATCGTGGCGTTGTTCACGGTTTTCACGCTGAGCACCGGGAGCAGCACGTCCTGGTATCCGGTAAAGGTAAGATTCAGCTCCGCATCGGGAATCCTCCCCTCGAAGGCAATGCCGCCAATCGGAAGATCTCCTGTTCCTGTTTGATCATCGCGATACGGATTGAGAACAGCACCCTGAATGTTACTATCCATGTCGATATGGCCGGTCGGGTCTCCAGCGGGATGTGTGGCGCCGGTCCAGGTATCCAGATAGAAGTTGTCCACCTGATAGAGGGTAAAATTAGGCGACTCCCCGTCCCCGAAGCTCAAAGCACCGGTCACGTCAAAGCTGCTTTCGAGCCTGGTCGGTTCAAACGTGTAAGTCGGCCCGTTGAAGGTCGCGTTGTTCAGGGACTTCTGCTGCACGTAGGCCAGGGCCATGCCGACATTTGCCGGTGCTACGGCAATGGCTGTCAGGTTGGTCTGGGCGTTGTTGTTGCCCGCGGCCACGTTCATGCCAACATTACCCGTCGCTCCTTCCAGAACGCTTCCCGCGATCGTGGCGTTGTTGGCCGACCCCTCGTTCTTCGTCAGGTTTTCCATGGCCTTCTGGACGCTGAAGATCGTCGCCCGGGTAAGGGACGCATCGGCTTCGCCGGCCGCGTAGGTGGCGATGTTGCTCTGGGTGTTGCTGTTACCAGCGGCCACGTTGACGCCCAAATTTCCCGTAAAATCTTCAAACGAACTGTCCGCGATCGTGGCGTTGTTGTCCGCCTCGTAGTTGAACGTCACGTTCTTCTCGGGGAACTGGTCGTTTTTGGACACGGCTTCGACCAATCCGTAGACCGGCAGAATGCCATTGATAGCCCCCACATCGATATCCACATCGACACTGTAGGTTTCCAGCGCCAGGTTGGCGTAGGCCATCGCCTGCAGCGTCACGTCGATGTTGGCGCTCCACTGGATGTCCTTGTTGTAATCGCCCCGTCCGCCCTGATTGCCGGCCAGAACGGTCATGGGGACGACCACCAGCACCAATACCGCAAATACCACCAATAATTTCCGACTCATCTTTCAATCCTCCTTTTTTTTATTGGTACTACTGAAATTTGTAATTGATCGCCATGCTGTTCGAAACCGCGTTGGCGACCCCTGCCGACTGATTCACCTGGACAATGCCCCGACTGTTCTCGAAGGCATGATCGGAGATGATATCAGCCCTCCAAACCGCACCGTTCTCTCCTTTCAATTCCTGTGACGCGGAACCGACAACTTGTTGCAGTACAGCAGCATCGAGCGGAAGGTCCGCCCCGTACCCGATCCGGACCAGATTGGCCTCCGCCGAACCGGCGCCGGCCGCCTGATTGATGGATACGATCCCGGACGAAGATTGAAAGGCATATGCGCAGATGCAATCCATTGTCTCTCCGGGTACGTCCTCCCAGTTTCCGGTGGACTGGGAAATCACTCCCGGCTGCAGGGTGTTGCCCACATCGATCAGATGCATGTTCACCTGGGCATGGTTATCACCCGCCGCCATGTTGATCCCGATCAAACCCTGGAAATCGGTAACCGCGTTCGTCTCGATCGACGTCAGGTTAGTCAGCACTTCCAGCCCGCTGCCATGGGCCACGTTGCAGAACATCAATCCTGTAACCAGGAACAAAAAGGACAGCCGCTTTACCGTAGTCCCCCACGTCATCCAGTTTCACCTCCTTCCGTTATGACTCGATACCTTTCAACTACTTGCATCGGTTTGCCCGCAGTATTGAATAGGACGCATTGTTGGCTCCTGATCGATCGATATAATCAATATATGGGTTGCAGGTCTTCGCTTCATCCCAAAGGATGATGCGCCCCTTGCTCTGTAGACTCTCGCTTGACGCCAGCGGCACCTGCGGTTTATACCTTCC
Coding sequences:
- a CDS encoding OmpH family outer membrane protein, whose translation is MKKVIQAGIFSFIFLLSTPSSWGETTIGFVDVNKIIQQSAAGSSAMKELTAFKEKKNTVADAREKSLRKLQDQINLTMSQNPADASLPKQQRDYRDAVEEYNRLRAENQAEITKKDRELTSRILEEIYTICNNLKREKGYTYVFDKGQSGVIVFPPGNDITLEVIERYDRRYPSGGR
- a CDS encoding C39 family peptidase, encoding MFSVTKGILMAFLVLVFGGNAAVAGMIEFKAGLQGTVLRKPVKSMKEMRYEGIVRQRLDISCGTAALATVLKYYYGQDVSEEDVIADILNHGDREQIAQKGFSMLDLKRYTERMGGFRAEGYRVSFDSLKKLKLPSIVLLNLRGFNHFVVLRGVRGDRVFISDPIIGRRTINAGEFTDGWNGIVLLVLGKEQQFGNGDYFGKLQDLGVSKEEIWRIKDKYVGAPMLSAPFEIKNF